One genomic window of Polyangium spumosum includes the following:
- a CDS encoding heparan-alpha-glucosaminide N-acetyltransferase domain-containing protein, translating to MTSRSLELGGASEAAIPAKPAASVRLDAVDALRGIVMILMAIDHVRDFVGPQVGFRIDVEKTGAALFFTRWITHFCAPVFVLLAGTSAFLQAARGKSRSELSRFLLTRGAWLVLLEITVIRVGWTFDLGYHLTPLQVIWAIGWSMIALAGLVFLPVRAVAAIGIGMIVGHNLLDGVSPERSSALGVLWSILHEPGPFQPAPGRYVFIAYPLVPWIGVMAAGYGLGALLEGSPAERRGRLFKLGAAITLAFVIVRLVNVYGDPAPWSSQESALGTVLSFLNCRKYPPSLSYLLMTLGPALLVLGALEGRALPGKDVLLAFGRAPLFYYILHLFLIHASAAVMHYALHGDAVFSWEHLGLPAEAQHGLPFVYGYTFAVVAALYPLCRWFADLKRRRRDLTILGYL from the coding sequence GTGACGTCCCGATCCCTCGAACTTGGCGGCGCATCCGAGGCCGCGATCCCTGCAAAACCCGCCGCGAGCGTGCGCCTCGACGCGGTCGACGCCCTGCGAGGCATCGTGATGATCCTGATGGCGATCGATCACGTGCGGGACTTCGTGGGCCCGCAGGTCGGCTTCCGGATCGACGTCGAGAAGACGGGCGCCGCGCTCTTCTTCACGCGGTGGATCACCCACTTCTGCGCCCCCGTCTTCGTCCTGCTCGCGGGCACGAGCGCCTTCCTGCAGGCCGCGCGGGGCAAGAGCCGGAGCGAGCTCTCCCGCTTCCTGCTCACGCGCGGCGCGTGGCTCGTCCTCCTGGAAATCACGGTGATCCGCGTCGGCTGGACCTTCGATCTCGGCTACCACCTCACGCCGCTCCAGGTGATCTGGGCGATCGGCTGGAGCATGATCGCGCTCGCGGGCCTCGTGTTTTTGCCCGTGCGGGCCGTGGCCGCGATCGGCATCGGCATGATCGTGGGGCACAACCTCCTCGACGGCGTCTCGCCCGAGCGATCGAGCGCGCTCGGGGTCCTCTGGTCGATCCTCCACGAGCCGGGGCCCTTCCAGCCTGCGCCGGGGCGCTACGTGTTCATCGCGTATCCGCTCGTGCCGTGGATCGGCGTGATGGCCGCGGGGTATGGCCTCGGCGCGCTGCTCGAAGGCTCGCCGGCCGAGCGGCGGGGCCGGCTCTTCAAGCTCGGCGCGGCGATCACGCTGGCCTTCGTGATCGTCCGGCTCGTGAACGTCTACGGCGATCCCGCGCCCTGGTCCTCGCAGGAGAGCGCCCTCGGCACGGTCCTCTCGTTCCTCAATTGCCGCAAGTACCCGCCGTCGCTCTCGTACCTGCTCATGACGCTCGGGCCTGCGCTGCTCGTGCTCGGCGCGCTCGAGGGGCGCGCGCTGCCGGGCAAGGACGTCTTGCTCGCGTTCGGCCGGGCGCCGCTCTTTTATTACATCCTCCACCTCTTCCTGATCCACGCCTCCGCGGCCGTCATGCACTACGCCCTCCACGGCGACGCGGTCTTTTCGTGGGAGCACTTGGGTTTGCCCGCGGAGGCGCAGCACGGCTTGCCGTTCGTCTACGGATACACCTTCGCCGTGGTCGCGGCGCTCTACCCGCTCTGCCGCTGGTTCGCGGATCTCAAGCGAAGGCGGCGGGATCTCACGATACTCGGTTATCTTTGA